From Rhodopseudomonas palustris, a single genomic window includes:
- a CDS encoding aldehyde dehydrogenase family protein, with protein MVNRMQFYIDGAWVDPVVKKSTPVFNPATEEAMYEVALGSKADVDKAVAAAKRAFETFSVTSREERIALLEKIIAVYKSRMKEIGAAISDEMGAPLPMAEKMQAGAGLGHIMSTLDVLKNYQFEEPMGSAMIVREPIGVIGMITPWNWPLNQIACKVAPAIAAGCTMILKPSEFTPTSALIFAEILHEAGVPKGVFNLVNGLGPEVGAAMSEHPDIDMISFTGSTRAGIDVAQRAAPTVKRVSQELGGKSPNVILEDADLTKAVTGGVMHMFNNSGQSCNAPSRMIVPLSKMQEVAAIAKGVAEKTKAGDPRAEGTTIGPVVNRIQWDKIQALINKGIEEGATLVAGGPGLPEGVNKGFYVRPTVFADVTKNMTIAREEIFGPVLVIMGAKDENEAVELANDTPYGLAGYVSAGSVDRARAVGRKIRAGNVNLQGVPNERTAPFGGYKQSGNGREWGKFGLEEYLEVKAIAGFNAA; from the coding sequence ATGGTCAACCGCATGCAGTTCTACATCGATGGCGCCTGGGTCGATCCCGTCGTCAAGAAGTCGACGCCGGTCTTCAATCCCGCCACCGAAGAGGCGATGTATGAGGTTGCGCTCGGCTCCAAGGCCGATGTCGACAAGGCGGTCGCCGCGGCCAAGCGCGCGTTCGAGACGTTCTCGGTGACCAGCCGCGAAGAGCGTATCGCGCTGCTCGAAAAGATCATCGCGGTCTACAAGAGCCGGATGAAGGAGATCGGCGCGGCGATTTCCGACGAGATGGGCGCCCCGCTGCCGATGGCCGAAAAGATGCAGGCCGGCGCCGGCCTCGGTCACATCATGTCGACCCTCGACGTCTTGAAGAACTATCAGTTCGAGGAGCCGATGGGCTCGGCGATGATCGTGCGCGAGCCGATCGGCGTCATCGGCATGATCACGCCGTGGAACTGGCCGCTCAACCAGATCGCCTGCAAGGTCGCCCCCGCGATCGCGGCGGGTTGCACCATGATCCTGAAGCCGTCGGAATTCACCCCGACCTCTGCGCTGATCTTCGCCGAAATCCTGCACGAAGCCGGCGTGCCGAAGGGCGTGTTCAACCTCGTCAACGGCCTCGGCCCCGAGGTCGGCGCGGCGATGAGCGAGCATCCGGACATCGACATGATCTCGTTCACCGGCTCGACCCGCGCCGGCATCGACGTCGCCCAGCGCGCGGCGCCGACGGTGAAGCGCGTCAGCCAGGAACTCGGCGGCAAGTCGCCCAACGTGATCCTCGAGGACGCCGACCTGACCAAGGCGGTGACCGGCGGCGTGATGCACATGTTCAACAACTCCGGCCAGTCGTGCAACGCGCCGAGCCGGATGATCGTGCCGCTGTCGAAGATGCAGGAGGTCGCCGCGATCGCCAAGGGCGTCGCCGAGAAGACCAAGGCCGGTGATCCCCGCGCCGAGGGCACCACCATCGGCCCGGTGGTCAACCGAATCCAGTGGGACAAGATCCAGGCGCTGATCAACAAGGGCATCGAAGAAGGCGCGACGCTGGTCGCCGGCGGCCCCGGCCTGCCGGAAGGGGTCAACAAGGGCTTCTATGTGCGCCCGACGGTGTTCGCCGACGTCACCAAGAACATGACGATCGCGCGCGAAGAAATCTTCGGGCCGGTGCTGGTGATCATGGGCGCCAAGGATGAGAACGAGGCGGTCGAGCTCGCCAACGACACGCCATATGGTTTGGCCGGCTATGTTTCGGCCGGCTCGGTCGATCGCGCCCGCGCGGTCGGCCGCAAGATCCGCGCCGGCAACGTCAACCTGCAAGGCGTGCCCAACGAACGCACCGCGCCGTTCGGCGGCTACAAGCAGTCGGGCAACGGCCGCGAGTGGGGCAAGTTCGGTCTCGAAGAATATCTCGAGGTCAAGGCGATCGCCGGCTTCAACGCCGCCTGA
- a CDS encoding aldo/keto reductase: MRRFGRMGPKLAPIGQGTWYIDQGDRASAIAALRRGLDLGLTHIDTAEMYGDAEPLVAEAIAGRRDEVFLVSKVLPGNASRRGTIAACERSLARLGTDRLDCYLLHWRGHYQLSETVAAFEELVAAGKILSWGVSNFDAGDLRELHRIAGDGKIACNQVLYHLLERAIEHAVIPWCEAHGVAVTAYSPFGHDEFPAPRSPAGRLLQSIADAHGATPRQVALAFLTRRPSVFAIPKASSITHVAENAAAAGLQLADDVIAAIDQACPLGPEPASLPML; encoded by the coding sequence ATGCGCAGATTCGGCCGGATGGGGCCGAAGCTGGCGCCGATCGGGCAGGGCACCTGGTACATCGACCAGGGTGACCGCGCGTCGGCGATCGCCGCGCTGCGGCGCGGCCTGGATCTCGGCCTGACGCATATCGACACCGCCGAGATGTACGGCGACGCCGAGCCGCTGGTCGCCGAGGCGATCGCCGGCCGGCGCGACGAGGTGTTCCTGGTTTCCAAAGTGTTACCGGGCAACGCCTCCCGCCGCGGCACCATCGCGGCCTGCGAGCGCTCCCTGGCGCGGCTCGGCACCGACCGGCTCGACTGCTATCTGCTGCATTGGCGCGGGCATTATCAGCTCAGCGAGACGGTGGCGGCGTTCGAGGAGCTGGTTGCCGCCGGGAAAATTCTGTCATGGGGCGTCAGCAATTTCGACGCCGGCGATTTGCGCGAGCTGCACCGGATCGCCGGCGACGGCAAGATCGCCTGCAATCAGGTGTTGTATCATCTGCTCGAGCGGGCGATCGAACACGCTGTGATTCCGTGGTGCGAAGCCCATGGTGTCGCGGTGACGGCATATTCGCCGTTCGGTCACGACGAATTTCCGGCGCCGCGCAGTCCGGCCGGTCGCCTGCTGCAGAGCATCGCCGATGCTCATGGCGCCACCCCGCGCCAAGTGGCGCTGGCGTTTCTGACCCGGCGGCCGTCGGTGTTCGCCATCCCGAAGGCGTCCAGCATAACCCACGTCGCGGAAAATGCCGCCGCAGCCGGGCTGCAGCTCGCCGACGACGTGATTGCCGCGATCGACCAGGCCTGCCCGCTCGGGCCTGAGCCGGCCAGCCTGCCGATGTTGTGA
- a CDS encoding putative bifunctional diguanylate cyclase/phosphodiesterase, whose protein sequence is MVAARRSVPAASANSVTALSIRQNPDARVRSESRFQSPMAELSSAPSAHSLGMIALAAVLCALGVVASYGGLRSIRVSEGKVRRHWMWATAPAATSAVAAAAALALLVASDAPSAPIWALGLMTGSVIATTCFAMMAVWLNLLAGRRTRLTLAERDMLLDAIVNDTARGFCLFDAGGRLQLWNEAFLDIYGIPPGRDIAGKSLLRILALMRSAGNFVTEPGQLIELRAALVSRGPTSVVADLRDGRHIRIHLKRLPNGGWIAKHVDITDHKQAEQRFAYLALHDVATGLPNRAAFNERIVASVEQARRFDASFAVIRLGIDRFKEINDVFGQAVGDAVLAEMARRLADTCHWGFLARPGGDEFSIVTPPDAAADSIQDVCRQLARLCDSEFEVDGHRIRVGATAGVSVYPRDGEDADALIAHADVALYRAKTEQRGTVCLFEPAMDLQIREKRALQRELAVALEQRQFEIHYQPQATTSGEIVGFEALLRWRHPIRGMVSPALFVPLAEETGQIGPIDEWVLRSVCTEAASWAKPLAIAVNFSPLDFRRLDVPALILQVLLETGLEPSRLEIEITEGVLIDDFSGAIAILRKIKNLGVRVAMDDFGAGYSSLSYLQSFPFDKIKIDQAFTRKLEINPETAAIVEAILSLARTLKLPVIAEGVETESQLAFLARAGCDEVQGYLIGRPQPIAHYRALTAAEATGAGRVAKAV, encoded by the coding sequence TTGGTTGCGGCGCGGCGTTCGGTCCCTGCAGCTTCGGCCAATTCTGTGACCGCTTTAAGCATTAGGCAAAACCCGGATGCCAGAGTGCGAAGCGAAAGCAGGTTCCAATCGCCGATGGCCGAACTATCTTCCGCACCTAGCGCCCACTCGTTGGGGATGATCGCCCTGGCTGCCGTGCTGTGTGCGCTCGGCGTCGTCGCGAGCTATGGCGGGCTGCGCAGCATCCGGGTCAGCGAAGGCAAGGTGCGTCGGCATTGGATGTGGGCCACCGCCCCAGCGGCGACGAGCGCGGTCGCCGCTGCTGCCGCACTGGCGCTGCTGGTCGCCTCGGACGCGCCGTCGGCGCCGATCTGGGCACTCGGGCTGATGACCGGCTCGGTGATCGCCACCACCTGCTTTGCGATGATGGCGGTGTGGCTGAATTTGCTCGCAGGCCGCCGCACCCGCCTGACCTTGGCCGAGCGTGACATGCTGCTCGACGCGATCGTCAACGATACAGCGCGCGGCTTTTGTCTGTTCGACGCCGGCGGCAGGTTGCAGCTCTGGAACGAGGCGTTCCTCGACATCTACGGAATCCCGCCCGGCCGCGATATCGCCGGCAAAAGCCTGCTTCGGATACTGGCGCTGATGCGTAGTGCCGGCAACTTCGTCACTGAGCCGGGACAACTGATCGAGTTGCGCGCGGCGCTGGTCTCCCGCGGTCCGACCAGCGTGGTGGCCGATTTGCGCGACGGGCGGCACATCCGGATCCACCTGAAGCGTCTGCCGAACGGCGGCTGGATCGCCAAGCATGTCGATATTACCGATCACAAACAGGCCGAGCAGCGTTTCGCCTATCTGGCGCTGCACGACGTCGCCACCGGTCTGCCCAATCGTGCCGCCTTCAACGAGCGGATCGTGGCAAGCGTCGAACAGGCCCGCCGGTTCGACGCCAGCTTTGCGGTGATCCGGCTCGGCATCGACCGCTTCAAGGAGATCAACGACGTGTTCGGCCAGGCGGTCGGCGATGCGGTCCTGGCCGAGATGGCGCGGCGCCTCGCCGATACCTGCCATTGGGGCTTTCTGGCCCGGCCCGGCGGCGACGAGTTTTCGATCGTCACACCGCCGGACGCTGCGGCGGACTCGATCCAGGACGTCTGCCGGCAACTGGCCCGGTTGTGCGATTCCGAATTCGAGGTCGACGGCCACCGGATCAGAGTCGGCGCGACCGCCGGCGTCAGCGTCTATCCGCGCGACGGCGAGGATGCCGATGCGCTGATCGCTCATGCCGACGTGGCGCTGTATCGCGCCAAGACCGAGCAGCGCGGCACGGTGTGTCTGTTCGAGCCGGCGATGGACCTGCAGATCCGCGAAAAGCGCGCGCTGCAGCGCGAGCTCGCGGTGGCGCTGGAGCAGCGGCAGTTCGAAATCCACTACCAGCCGCAAGCGACTACGTCCGGTGAGATCGTGGGCTTCGAGGCGCTGCTGCGGTGGCGTCATCCGATCCGGGGCATGGTGTCGCCGGCGCTGTTCGTGCCGCTGGCCGAAGAGACCGGGCAGATCGGTCCGATCGACGAATGGGTGCTGCGCAGCGTCTGTACCGAGGCGGCGTCGTGGGCCAAGCCGCTTGCGATCGCCGTCAACTTCTCGCCGCTCGATTTCCGCCGTCTCGACGTGCCGGCGCTGATTCTGCAAGTCCTGCTGGAGACCGGGCTGGAGCCGTCACGGCTCGAGATCGAAATCACCGAAGGCGTGCTGATCGACGACTTTTCCGGCGCGATCGCGATCCTGCGCAAGATCAAGAATCTCGGCGTGCGCGTCGCGATGGACGATTTCGGCGCCGGCTATTCGTCGCTGTCGTACCTGCAATCGTTTCCGTTCGACAAGATCAAGATCGATCAGGCGTTCACTCGCAAGCTCGAGATCAACCCGGAAACGGCCGCGATCGTCGAAGCGATCCTCAGCCTGGCGCGCACGCTGAAACTGCCGGTGATCGCCGAAGGCGTCGAGACCGAAAGCCAGCTCGCGTTCCTGGCCCGTGCCGGCTGCGACGAAGTGCAGGGCTATCTGATCGGGCGGCCGCAGCCGATCGCGCATTACCGTGCCCTCACTGCCGCCGAGGCGACGGGCGCGGGGCGGGTCGCCAAAGCCGTTTGA
- a CDS encoding serine hydrolase domain-containing protein, translating into MPSQAALAQSSTPTIGSAASAGMSEAALRRIDDHLRRLYVDSGKLPGTQTLVYRRGQIVYQSSLGFADVERKVAVRDDTIFRIYSMTKPITSVALMMLFEEGRVQLDDPVVKYIPQWANLGVFQAGIAPYFLTKPPARPMQVVDLLRHTSGLTYGFQNRTNIDAAYRDKGIGAFEKAGTLDSWIADLAQIPLEFSPGDAWSYSVSTDIIGYIVQKISGMPFEQFVKQRILDPLGMTDTDFYVPPAKAQRLAACYTADGKGGMTLSDDPETSSFLSPPALISGGGGLVSTTADYLTFCRALLNGGELGGVRLLGPKTLKLMTSNHLPGNRDLTQMSLSMFSEATNAGIGFGLGFAVNMNPALTLLPGSAGEYYWGGAASTAFWIDPAEELITIFMTQLIPSSAYPIRRELRTLVYSAITQSNV; encoded by the coding sequence ATGCCGAGCCAAGCCGCACTTGCCCAATCCTCGACGCCGACCATCGGATCGGCCGCCAGCGCCGGCATGTCAGAGGCCGCGCTGCGCCGGATCGACGACCATCTGCGGCGGCTGTATGTCGATTCCGGCAAATTGCCCGGTACCCAGACGCTGGTGTATCGCCGCGGACAGATCGTGTACCAGTCCTCGCTCGGCTTCGCCGACGTCGAACGCAAGGTCGCGGTGCGCGACGATACCATCTTCCGCATCTATTCGATGACCAAGCCGATCACCTCGGTGGCGCTGATGATGCTGTTCGAGGAAGGTCGGGTGCAGCTCGACGATCCGGTGGTCAAGTACATCCCGCAATGGGCCAATCTCGGCGTGTTCCAGGCCGGCATCGCGCCGTATTTCCTGACCAAGCCGCCGGCGCGGCCGATGCAGGTGGTCGACCTGCTGCGCCACACTTCCGGCCTGACCTACGGCTTCCAGAACCGCACCAATATCGACGCCGCCTATCGCGACAAGGGCATCGGCGCGTTCGAGAAGGCCGGGACGCTGGATTCCTGGATCGCCGATTTGGCGCAGATCCCATTGGAGTTCTCGCCCGGCGACGCCTGGAGCTACTCGGTGTCGACCGACATCATCGGCTACATCGTGCAGAAGATCAGCGGCATGCCGTTCGAGCAGTTCGTCAAGCAGCGCATCCTCGATCCGCTCGGCATGACCGACACCGACTTCTACGTGCCGCCTGCGAAAGCGCAGCGGCTGGCCGCCTGCTACACCGCCGACGGCAAGGGCGGCATGACGCTGTCGGACGATCCGGAAACCTCGAGCTTCCTGAGCCCGCCAGCGCTGATCTCCGGCGGCGGCGGACTGGTGTCGACGACGGCCGACTATCTCACCTTCTGCCGCGCGCTACTGAACGGCGGCGAACTCGGCGGCGTCCGGCTGCTCGGGCCGAAGACGCTGAAGCTGATGACCAGCAATCATTTGCCCGGCAATCGCGACCTGACCCAGATGTCGCTGTCGATGTTCTCCGAAGCCACCAACGCCGGCATCGGCTTCGGGCTCGGCTTCGCCGTCAACATGAACCCGGCGCTGACGCTGCTGCCGGGCTCGGCCGGCGAATATTATTGGGGTGGCGCCGCCTCGACCGCGTTCTGGATCGATCCGGCCGAAGAGCTGATCACCATCTTCATGACCCAGCTCATCCCCTCCAGCGCCTACCCGATCCGCCGCGAACTGCGTACGTTGGTGTACAGTGCGATCACGCAGAGCAACGTGTAG
- a CDS encoding DMT family transporter, which yields MTVTSPSNDAVRRLTHRHADHPLRGIALIVGSTVFLACSDTLAKYLGRTLPPVEIGWIRFLVFVLIMIPVALASKEAPLRSARPKLQVLRALALVASSVLFITGLQFLPIAEASATSFVAPLFVTALSIPLLGEHVGIRRWIATLVGLVGVLIVIRPGSAAFDPAVVLPILSALGWALTLTLTRMISGADRAVVTMSFSAVVGFVTLSALVPFVWVTPSWHDIGIGLLVGLASTMGQWVVVLAYRYADASVLAPFTYSQLVWVSFLGFGVFGEVPDLWTFAGAAVIIGSGIYTAHRERLRRRQPALPSEPYPSP from the coding sequence TTGACCGTCACCTCGCCAAGTAACGACGCCGTGCGCCGGCTGACCCATCGCCATGCCGACCACCCGCTGCGCGGTATCGCGCTGATCGTCGGCTCGACGGTGTTTCTCGCCTGCTCGGATACGCTGGCCAAATATCTCGGCCGGACGCTGCCGCCGGTCGAGATCGGCTGGATCCGGTTTCTGGTGTTCGTGCTGATCATGATCCCGGTGGCGCTGGCCTCCAAGGAGGCGCCGCTGCGCTCGGCGCGTCCGAAGCTTCAGGTGCTGCGCGCGCTGGCGCTGGTGGCGTCGTCGGTGCTGTTCATCACCGGTTTGCAGTTCCTCCCGATCGCCGAGGCTTCGGCGACCTCGTTCGTGGCGCCGCTGTTCGTCACTGCGCTGTCGATTCCGCTGCTCGGCGAGCACGTCGGCATCCGGCGCTGGATCGCGACGCTGGTCGGCCTCGTCGGCGTGCTGATCGTGATCCGGCCGGGCTCGGCGGCGTTCGATCCTGCGGTCGTTCTGCCGATCCTGTCGGCGCTCGGCTGGGCGCTGACGCTCACCTTGACGCGGATGATCAGCGGTGCCGATCGCGCCGTGGTGACGATGTCGTTCTCCGCGGTGGTCGGATTCGTCACCCTGAGCGCGCTGGTGCCGTTCGTCTGGGTGACGCCGAGCTGGCACGACATCGGCATCGGTCTGCTGGTCGGGCTCGCCTCGACGATGGGGCAGTGGGTGGTGGTGCTGGCCTATCGTTATGCGGACGCCTCGGTGCTGGCGCCGTTCACCTATAGCCAGCTCGTCTGGGTCTCGTTTCTCGGCTTCGGCGTGTTCGGCGAGGTGCCGGATCTGTGGACCTTCGCCGGCGCCGCGGTGATCATCGGCAGCGGCATCTATACGGCGCATCGCGAGAGACTGCGCCGCCGGCAGCCGGCCCTGCCGTCGGAGCCGTATCCGAGCCCGTGA
- a CDS encoding intradiol ring-cleavage dioxygenase yields MPQFDETDLTEAVVKSFDETPDPRMKLLMRELVRSLHDYVRRTGLTFEEWEKAIDFLTRTGQKSTPSRQEFILLSDVLGVSMLVDAVNHRDRAGATQTTVLGPFYVGEHRPMPRGADISQGVDGEPMYVEARITDLDGAPIAQAAVDVWHADDDGFYDSQKPGYAERGPSLRARFTTDADGRIAFRTILPCSYPIPIDGPVGDLILAARRHPMRPAHVHFLISAPGFEPLVTHVFIEGDKYLESDVVFGVKEELISNVELRNDAVMPDGRAAAVPWHLMTYEFRLKPGQGAAPRPMMASTASS; encoded by the coding sequence ATGCCTCAATTCGACGAGACCGACCTCACCGAGGCGGTCGTCAAGAGCTTCGACGAAACCCCCGATCCGCGCATGAAGCTGTTGATGCGCGAACTGGTGCGCTCGCTGCACGACTACGTCCGCCGCACCGGCCTGACCTTCGAGGAATGGGAGAAGGCGATCGATTTTCTCACCCGCACCGGGCAGAAATCCACGCCGAGCCGGCAGGAATTCATCCTGCTGTCGGATGTGCTCGGGGTTTCGATGCTGGTCGATGCCGTCAACCACCGTGACCGCGCCGGCGCGACGCAGACGACGGTGCTCGGACCATTCTATGTCGGCGAACACAGGCCGATGCCGCGCGGCGCCGACATTTCTCAAGGCGTCGACGGCGAGCCGATGTATGTCGAGGCTCGCATCACCGATCTCGACGGCGCGCCGATCGCCCAGGCCGCGGTCGACGTCTGGCACGCCGACGACGACGGCTTCTACGATTCCCAGAAACCCGGCTATGCCGAGCGCGGCCCGTCGCTGCGGGCGCGGTTCACCACCGATGCGGACGGCCGGATCGCGTTCCGCACCATCCTGCCGTGCAGCTACCCGATCCCGATCGACGGCCCGGTCGGCGACCTGATCCTTGCGGCGCGGCGGCATCCGATGCGGCCGGCGCACGTGCACTTTCTGATCAGCGCTCCTGGTTTCGAGCCGCTGGTCACCCATGTCTTCATCGAAGGTGATAAATATCTGGAATCCGACGTGGTGTTCGGGGTCAAAGAGGAACTGATTTCCAACGTGGAATTGCGCAATGATGCGGTGATGCCCGATGGCCGCGCAGCCGCGGTGCCGTGGCATTTGATGACCTACGAGTTCCGGCTGAAGCCGGGCCAGGGGGCCGCGCCGCGGCCGATGATGGCCAGCACGGCGTCATCGTGA